GGTCGAAATGTTCGTGGACGAGATTCCTGACCGCGTGCAGAGCATGCTCGACGCCGCAGATACCTCGAACTGGGAACAGTTAGGTCGAATCGCTCACCAGATGAAAGGTGCCGCGGGAAGCTACGGCTTTGGCGAAGTGACCTGCGTGGCAGCTGTTTTGGAAACAGCTTGTCGCGAAAGCGCACCTTCGGAAACGATTCAACGAGGTCTTCAAGACCTGGTCAGCATGTGCTTGCGAATGCGATCGGGCGTGCCTGGTTAAGGCCGCGTCTGGTTGACCGCGCATTGTCGATCCACCTATGATTCGGGAATCGTTTCACGACGTTTCTCGAATCATACAGGTATCGATGCCTCGATCGACTCCGTTCGGCGACAATGCAGCTTCTCAGTGCGATCTCGCACCGGAACTGGTCCTCGCCGACCTTCAATCTGACGCTCTGGCTACC
The window above is part of the Bremerella sp. JC817 genome. Proteins encoded here:
- a CDS encoding Hpt domain-containing protein — protein: MTVTNQQPLIYSEFGDDEDLGELVEMFVDEIPDRVQSMLDAADTSNWEQLGRIAHQMKGAAGSYGFGEVTCVAAVLETACRESAPSETIQRGLQDLVSMCLRMRSGVPG